From Gossypium raimondii isolate GPD5lz chromosome 11, ASM2569854v1, whole genome shotgun sequence:
atagaaataaattatcattcaatcttaaaatttaaaatccccTTACCTAAAAAtcgttaaaaaaaattcaaaattttgcatGTCTATCCCGCAAACCATGTGAAAACCAAACAcgtaatttttcctttaaacTTCGTCACTAAAAATAGCCATGAATTTTCACCTATAAAAGATCCTCCCCACCATCATTGTTCTTCAGACCTGCAATAACAAAGCAAATAATAACAATCATCGGCGGATCCCCATTCACCGGTAATTAAACGCGGGTCCCTCTCATTTCCGGTGCGTTTAATAATCACTTTATACGCCATGGACATGAAGAAGGTCTCCACCGCCATCATTGTTGCTGCCGCCTCAATGAGCGTCGTCATGGCTGCCGGTGCACCATCTCCTGCCCCTTCAGCCGGTGGTTCTAGTCCTAGCTCCTCTCCTGGTTCCGCTCCAGCATCAGGACCGGATTCCAGCGTGGCTGCCGCTACCTTGCCTGTTCTTGGATCATTGGTTGGGGCTTccattgtttctttgttttcttacaTGCTGCAGTAAGCTACATGTATGAAAAATCAACATGTCAacgaatattttattattttattatttttgaaagaaacaTGTGatgaatattgaaaaaaatgaataaaatggagcTTTGAATAatattgtgtttatgttttctTACGTGTTGTCAGACGCAAAATGGAAGATTGTCGTAATGGAggtaactaaaatgaaagcatTTGAAAAGTTGGATGACCATCTGGATAATTTACCCTTGACAAAAATATATCTTTGAATCATCCTGTGCCTAcataaaaactcaaattatGTTACTCCTAAATTGTTGTATTCTAGAGGTAAAATTAAACTTTCTTTAAAGTAATTCACATCTCAAATctcttattttactttattttgtttcttgcaCCACAAGTTTTCTAGTGGTACCACCCAATGTTGTTCCACCAATTTGCGTATTTGCCACACTAGAGTCGATCCACAAGATTTAGACTTACTGCTCAATATAACCGAGATCGCTTCCAAGCTACCACATTCAACTAGTACATTTTCGAACCCCTTTCTCACATTAACTGTAAGCCATCAAAAAGACATCAAAGCTCCACATCAAGGACATTACACTACCCAAGGCTTATGCAAATATCCTAGCATCCATTCGCCTCTACAATTACATACAACACCTCCTACTGAAGCAAGACCAACCCATGTCTTTAAAGCACCATGCCACCATCTATATTGAGTTTGATCCAAGAGGTGGAGCCCAATGCCCGCCCATCTCTTGAAACCTTTTTAAATTGCGGGATTCTCTCGTCATGCATTTTAACACTCTTGGTCTAGCACCAACTACGTTTCATTCCTCATGGAATATCTCAAGTTATTATGGAATGCATTTCTTCAGATTGTATGCAAACTCTGTGGAATGGTGTTTTATCGGATGAGTTCCAACCTTTGAGAGGTATTAGGTAGGGGTGCCATTTATctccatatttatttattctatgtaTGGAAAGATTGGGacaatatattcataaattggTTGGAGAGAGGGTTTggaaactaattttttattgcAAGCATGCCCTAGAGGCGGATGGTTTGTTCCTGTTTATTGAAGCTGATATAGAACAAGTAAaagttgttaaaataatttagaactTTTTGACTTTTCTCGGATCACAAAGTTAATGCCCAAAAGAccaatgtttttcttttcaaaggatacTCCTGCTAATATCGCCTTTCACAGTGTGTCACTATTAGTACCTTTAAGTTTGTCCTTGATAGGGTCTATAGATTACTTGATAGTTGGGATGCTAAACTTATTTCGATGGCGGGTCGTGTTACTTTGGTACAATCTATTCTTATGTCAATCCccaattattttatgcaaacatgtaacaccctattATGTCAAACCCGAAAAACGTGATGTCACATTCATTGATAGGGCAACTGTCGATAAATAATTcgtataaaaattcaaaacatacaatTACAAATACGAATGCGTTCCAATTCCCATAATTAGAACATACAATGGTTTAATTGTGAAGTTTGAGCATGAATAGGgttgaattgtaaattttcaaaatattagaGTTAGTATCCATACTTGATTGCTTGGTGTCGATACTTTATTTGGTATCATAAAACTAtttgttttaagaaaattgTTCATATGATCAAGTATCGATAATTAATACCAGAGTATCGGTACTTTTGCACAGAATTGTCAAATACCACTTTTAAAAATGCCTATGCTTGAACTTAACCAATACAAGTAGTATCAATAAGCACTCCAAAATCTgtcatataacataaaaaattaaatttaaatatactaaTTTAACCACAAACATCAAGGGTACTACATCATAGACGTAACATCAACCAAAAGTGAATGATGGTCCATTACATCCAACTCATTCCCTATTctaacattaaaacatatacta
This genomic window contains:
- the LOC105761638 gene encoding arabinogalactan protein 23, producing MDMKKVSTAIIVAAASMSVVMAAGAPSPAPSAGGSSPSSSPGSAPASGPDSSVAAATLPVLGSLVGASIVSLFSYMLQ